A part of Paenibacillus donghaensis genomic DNA contains:
- the mutM gene encoding DNA-formamidopyrimidine glycosylase — MPELPEVETVRRTLKALITGKQIQHVTVRLPRIIQRPDDIQAFANLLAGHTIMDVERRGKFLRFILDGLVMVSHLRMEGRYGLYLQGDVLDKHTHVVFHFTDGTELRYHDVRQFGTMHLFQTGEDLQLKPLAKLGQEPLDPSFTLERFKEIVSSKSTKIKPLLLNQEYIVGIGNIYVDESLHLAGIHPETGAKALSDEQLEHLHQAIVSTLTEAVAAGGSSVKSYVNGQGESGTFQQQLLIYGRKNQPCTTCGTMIEKTVVAGRGTHYCPSCQRPSVI, encoded by the coding sequence ATGCCGGAACTACCGGAAGTTGAAACAGTCAGAAGAACATTGAAGGCACTGATTACAGGCAAGCAGATCCAACACGTAACCGTACGGCTGCCGCGGATTATCCAGCGCCCGGACGATATTCAGGCTTTTGCCAATCTGTTGGCGGGCCATACTATAATGGATGTAGAGCGTAGAGGCAAGTTCCTGCGTTTCATCCTGGACGGTCTGGTGATGGTCTCCCATCTGCGGATGGAAGGCCGTTATGGATTATACCTGCAAGGCGATGTGCTGGACAAGCATACCCATGTTGTGTTTCATTTCACTGACGGCACGGAGCTGCGTTATCACGATGTGCGCCAGTTTGGCACCATGCATCTGTTCCAGACGGGTGAGGATCTGCAACTGAAGCCGCTCGCTAAGCTGGGACAGGAGCCGCTGGACCCTTCGTTTACACTGGAGCGGTTCAAGGAGATTGTGTCGTCCAAGAGCACCAAAATCAAACCACTGCTGCTCAATCAGGAATATATCGTGGGCATTGGCAATATTTATGTGGATGAATCGCTGCATCTGGCTGGCATCCACCCGGAAACGGGAGCCAAGGCGCTCTCTGACGAGCAGCTGGAGCACTTGCACCAGGCCATTGTCAGTACCTTGACTGAGGCGGTTGCGGCCGGTGGCTCCTCCGTCAAATCCTATGTCAACGGTCAGGGCGAGAGCGGAACCTTTCAGCAGCAGCTGTTGATTTATGGCCGCAAGAACCAGCCGTGTACGACCTGCGGCACAATGATCGAGAAGACTGTTGTCGCTGGACGGGGCACCCATTATTGTCCAAGCTGTCAGCGGCCGTCCGTAATCTGA